The proteins below are encoded in one region of Lactuca sativa cultivar Salinas chromosome 3, Lsat_Salinas_v11, whole genome shotgun sequence:
- the LOC111884451 gene encoding membrane-associated progesterone-binding protein 4, whose product MGVSSFVGIAITIALISLLFAFYPLTNSPPASPSPPRLFTVEDLAIYNGTDIGLPIFLGILGSVFDVTKGKSHYGKGGGYSHFAGRDASRAFVSGNFTGDGLTDTLVGLSSTEVKSVVEWRDFYSRTYIFVGKLVGRYYDSEGNPTKYLKGVEAKAARGAQLMEKQKKEEEKVPGCNSKWSQDEGSEVWCDHGYPRLVQRPLEIALTGKMSKRCACFNETDLDQPGLEVYQGCGYLSKVCRL is encoded by the exons ATGGGGGTTTCATCTTTCGTCGGAATCGCCATTACCATCGCTCTGATATCTCTCCTCTTCGCTTTTTATCCACTCACCAATAGTCCTCCTGCATCGCCATCACCCCCA AGATTGTTTACAGTAGAAGATCTTGCTATATACAATGGAACTGATATTGGCCTACCCATCTTTCTTGGAATTCTTGG GTCGGTGTTTGATGTAACAAAAGGAAAATCTCATTATGGGAAAGGAGGTGGCTACAGTCACTTTGCTGGAAG AGATGCTTCCAGGGCATTTGTTTCCGGAAACTTCACAG GAGACGGGCTAACTGACACTTTAGTTGGTCTATCTAGCACTGAG GTGAAGAGTGTAGTTGAATGGAGAGACTTTTACTCCAGGACATACAT ATTTGTGGGGAAGTTAGTAGGTCGCTATTATGATAGTGAAGGAAACCCCACAAAATATCTAAAAGGAGTGGAAGCAAAGGCAGCAAGAGGCGCACAACTAATGGAGAAGCAAAAGAAGGAAGAAGAAAAAGTTCCTGGCTGCAATTCCAAGTGGAGCCAGGACGAGGGTTCCGAG GTGTGGTGTGATCATGGATACCCGAGGCTAGTTCAGCGACCATTAGAAATAGCATTGACAGGTAAAATGAGCAAACGTTGTGCATGCTTTAATGAAACAGATTTAGATCAACCGGGGTTAGAAGTTTACCAAGGATGTGGTTATTTATCTAAAGTTTGTAGGCTATGA